In the genome of Gammaproteobacteria bacterium, one region contains:
- a CDS encoding M20/M25/M40 family metallo-hydrolase gives MARRFETHVAALCSHPAGRNYIEKEGLAAARAYIATQFEAYGYSVRHQEYQISGDRFANLEVTRLGTTRPDEIVIVGAHYDAVIGAPGANDNGSGIAAVLELADRFKDAEFPRSIRFVAFVNEEPPHFTQKTMGSDVYARQAAQEKEKIVAMYSLETIGFFRDEEDSQQYPPLFNLFYPRAGNFIAFVGNLRSRGLVTRSLRSFRAHASFPSEGIAAPAIIPGINWSDHWSFWKQGYPAIMITDTAPYRYPHYHSPEDTPDKVDYEKMVPLVSGIEKMLQDMLTE, from the coding sequence ATGGCGCGACGCTTCGAGACCCATGTTGCTGCTCTGTGCAGCCACCCGGCGGGCAGGAATTACATCGAAAAAGAAGGCCTGGCCGCAGCCAGGGCGTATATCGCCACGCAGTTTGAAGCTTACGGTTATTCGGTCAGGCACCAGGAATATCAAATCTCGGGTGATCGTTTCGCTAATCTCGAGGTGACCCGCCTAGGCACCACGCGCCCGGACGAGATTGTGATCGTCGGCGCCCATTACGACGCCGTCATTGGCGCGCCCGGTGCGAACGATAATGGATCGGGTATTGCCGCCGTGCTCGAGCTCGCGGACCGATTCAAGGATGCGGAATTTCCGCGCTCAATCCGCTTTGTTGCCTTTGTCAACGAAGAGCCGCCGCATTTCACGCAGAAGACCATGGGCAGCGACGTGTATGCCAGACAGGCTGCGCAGGAAAAAGAAAAGATCGTCGCGATGTATTCCCTCGAAACAATCGGTTTTTTTCGTGATGAGGAGGACAGCCAACAGTATCCGCCGTTGTTCAATCTGTTTTATCCGCGCGCCGGTAACTTTATCGCGTTTGTCGGCAATCTTCGCTCACGGGGCCTCGTTACCCGCTCACTTCGATCGTTTCGCGCGCACGCAAGCTTTCCGTCGGAGGGAATTGCCGCACCGGCAATCATTCCCGGAATCAACTGGTCGGATCACTGGTCATTCTGGAAGCAGGGTTATCCCGCGATCATGATTACCGATACCGCACCCTACCGATATCCGCATTACCACAGCCCGGAAGATACGCCGGACAAGGTCGATTATGAGAAAATGGTTCCTCTCGTTAGCGGGATCGAAAAGATGCTGCAAGATATGCTGACAGAGTAA
- a CDS encoding VWA domain-containing protein yields the protein MTGADKDLPQKSTKVAIDAFVKQVRSTPVVKSGQERGRLIFAMDATASREPTWDQACQIQGEMFTETAALGGLDIQLCYYRGFGEFEVSPWLSSADDLLHRMTSVSCRGGYTQIEKVLRQAIEQTRQKKVQALVFVGDCVEEDVDRLCHLAGELGMLGVPAFLFHEGEEPVAQRAFKEFARLTRGACCCFDATSAGQLRDLLSAVAVYAAGGQKALQDFSQDRSEVVRQLTRQMGKD from the coding sequence ATGACAGGCGCAGACAAAGATCTTCCGCAAAAATCGACCAAGGTCGCGATTGACGCGTTCGTTAAACAGGTCAGGTCGACACCGGTGGTCAAATCCGGTCAGGAACGCGGGCGATTGATATTTGCGATGGACGCCACTGCCAGTCGAGAGCCTACCTGGGACCAGGCCTGCCAGATTCAGGGCGAAATGTTCACCGAAACCGCGGCGCTCGGCGGCCTGGATATTCAGCTTTGCTACTACCGCGGCTTTGGCGAATTCGAAGTCAGCCCGTGGCTGTCTTCTGCGGATGACCTGCTGCACCGCATGACGAGCGTGTCTTGCCGGGGTGGTTATACGCAGATCGAAAAGGTACTGCGTCAGGCAATCGAGCAGACCAGACAAAAGAAAGTCCAGGCACTCGTGTTCGTCGGCGACTGCGTGGAAGAAGACGTCGACCGCTTGTGCCACCTGGCGGGCGAACTGGGGATGCTCGGGGTGCCGGCTTTTCTGTTTCATGAAGGTGAAGAGCCGGTGGCGCAACGGGCGTTCAAAGAATTCGCGCGCTTGACCCGCGGCGCCTGCTGTTGCTTCGACGCGACCAGCGCCGGCCAATTGCGGGACCTGTTGAGCGCGGTTGCCGTCTATGCCGCCGGCGGTCAGAAAGCCTTGCAGGATTTCAGTCAAGATCGCAGCGAGGTTGTGCGGCAACTGACCCGCCAGATGGGCAAGGATTGA
- a CDS encoding LysM peptidoglycan-binding domain-containing M23 family metallopeptidase, producing MLKVLFVLTTVVTVFGCAPFQPYSERPSPNYYSVKSNDNIHSIAFALEVTPGQLRHANPWVDPLYIEPGTQLVIPDASPHSHYAYGDANQQADQSNAHLDSQLRRSDFIWPLARFEISSHFGRRRGRMHAGIDLRAARGTQIRASAAGRVKYSGYNRGYGHMIVIDHGGGIETAYAHNQRNMVQRGQRVQQGAIIATVGRSGNATGYHVHFEFRRDGRAMDPVRHLQAAL from the coding sequence ATGTTGAAAGTTCTGTTTGTATTGACGACGGTTGTTACAGTTTTCGGCTGCGCCCCGTTTCAGCCGTATAGCGAGCGACCATCGCCAAATTACTATTCCGTAAAGTCGAATGACAACATCCACTCCATCGCCTTTGCGCTCGAAGTCACACCCGGGCAATTGCGCCACGCCAATCCGTGGGTTGATCCGTTATATATAGAGCCTGGCACACAGCTTGTAATACCTGACGCTTCACCGCACAGCCATTATGCGTACGGCGATGCTAACCAGCAGGCGGATCAATCGAACGCGCATTTAGACAGTCAGCTCCGGCGCTCCGATTTCATCTGGCCGCTCGCCAGGTTTGAGATTTCGTCGCATTTTGGTCGCCGCCGTGGACGCATGCATGCCGGTATTGACTTACGCGCGGCGCGCGGAACACAGATTCGCGCATCGGCCGCGGGCAGGGTCAAATACTCCGGCTACAATCGCGGCTATGGTCATATGATTGTCATCGATCACGGTGGTGGCATTGAAACCGCGTACGCGCACAATCAACGAAATATGGTACAGCGAGGTCAGCGCGTGCAGCAGGGAGCAATAATTGCTACAGTCGGCAGGTCCGGCAATGCGACCGGCTATCACGTGCATTTCGAGTTCCGTAGAGATGGGCGGGCAATGGACCCGGTACGTCATTTGCAAGCCGCCTTGTAA
- a CDS encoding PD-(D/E)XK nuclease family protein codes for MDKWRDSLRHGLMYRFEDTNIILTGGVDDLWQDTRGERLVVADYKSQANTKSLDAETYLSDVYRESYKTQMDFYAYLLQQIGFHVAETAYFLVCNTDRTAANFLRGDEVQ; via the coding sequence ATGGATAAGTGGCGGGATTCCTTGCGCCACGGCCTGATGTATCGCTTTGAAGACACCAATATCATTCTGACCGGAGGGGTTGATGATCTCTGGCAAGATACCCGGGGTGAGCGACTGGTCGTTGCCGATTACAAATCCCAGGCAAATACCAAATCGCTGGATGCTGAGACTTACTTGTCTGATGTCTATCGCGAGAGCTATAAAACGCAGATGGATTTTTATGCCTATCTGCTGCAGCAGATTGGGTTTCACGTCGCGGAAACCGCTTACTTTCTGGTCTGTAATACAGACCGGACCGCGGCGAATTTTTTACGGGGTGATGAAGTTCAGTGA
- a CDS encoding cupin domain-containing protein, whose translation MNYKALNFKEKLSLFNEQWTPKVIAEMNDYQFKIVKIKGDFVWHDHEDTDETFIVLEGNLRIDFRDGQVELTDGEMFVVPKGVEHKPYAEEEVKMLLIEPRGVKNTGDKGGELTAENDVWI comes from the coding sequence ATGAATTACAAAGCATTAAATTTTAAAGAAAAACTTTCTCTCTTTAACGAGCAATGGACACCTAAAGTTATTGCGGAGATGAATGATTATCAATTCAAGATCGTAAAAATTAAAGGTGACTTCGTATGGCATGACCACGAGGACACGGACGAAACCTTCATTGTCTTGGAAGGAAATCTTCGCATAGATTTTAGGGATGGCCAGGTAGAACTGACGGATGGGGAAATGTTTGTCGTACCCAAAGGTGTAGAACATAAGCCCTATGCTGAAGAAGAGGTGAAAATGCTTTTAATTGAACCGCGAGGAGTAAAGAACACTGGGGATAAAGGTGGCGAACTTACCGCGGAAAATGATGTATGGATTTAA
- a CDS encoding DUF211 domain-containing protein, which yields MAIVKKLVLDVLKPHQPNVLEFARTIASASNKCRVRVTVLEVDENTETIQVVVEGGSIDFEAIQSSISELGGSLHSIDEVEVQGKGQDSQGP from the coding sequence ATGGCCATTGTTAAAAAGCTGGTGCTTGATGTGCTCAAACCTCACCAGCCGAACGTGCTCGAATTTGCGCGTACCATCGCAAGTGCCAGCAATAAATGCCGGGTGCGCGTTACGGTGCTCGAGGTCGACGAAAACACCGAAACCATACAGGTCGTTGTCGAAGGCGGCAGCATCGATTTCGAAGCGATACAGTCGAGCATCAGTGAACTAGGCGGATCGCTGCACAGCATCGATGAAGTCGAAGTTCAGGGTAAAGGCCAAGACAGTCAAGGTCCATGA
- a CDS encoding MMPL family transporter, which produces ADVTAINVILQYPEKNLMEVPQAVNHARELAALIEAEYPAIDIHLTGVSMLNNAFAETGINDGATLMPLMFVVIFVLTWLIIRSLSATFTTLVIIGLSSMIGMGIAGYFGVKLTPISMSAPIVILTLAVADSIHILLSLHGLMREGMAKRDAIVEAVRINFLPVSITSVTTIVGFLALNFSDAPPYWHLGNITAVGIAAAWLYSLTLLPALLSILPYRVKQTQGTEWSQRAMDKFADFVIGNNKKLLIGVGAVTLVLISFVPTLEFNDQWVEYFDERIEFRRDSDKSMEHFGLYPIEYSVPSNGPGGVSEPEYLTNIENFADYLRTQPNVTHVYALSDIMKRLNRNMHGDDAAWHRIPDDRELSAQYLLLYELSLPYGLDLNDRINIDKSATRVTATLSRTSTAETKAFFNGVAAWQQANWPAYMHAEPTSAAVMFTYISERNMENMVTGTIVAIIAIALIMMFALQSLRLGALSLIPNGLPILTTFGAWALLVGTVGFSVATVASISLGIIVDDTVHFLSKYVRARNERTLSIEDSIRYAFHNVGIAIVVNTIILAAGFFVMTTSAFKMNVDLGLMTILAIGFALILDFLLLPALLLLGKRQPDALKAPEAALPAPSAATAN; this is translated from the coding sequence GCCGACGTCACCGCGATCAACGTCATACTGCAATACCCGGAAAAGAACCTGATGGAAGTGCCGCAGGCGGTCAACCATGCACGCGAACTCGCGGCATTGATAGAAGCCGAGTACCCCGCCATCGACATACACCTGACCGGTGTTTCGATGTTGAACAACGCCTTCGCCGAGACCGGCATCAACGACGGTGCGACGCTGATGCCGCTGATGTTTGTCGTCATCTTCGTACTCACCTGGCTCATCATCCGCTCGTTATCGGCCACGTTTACAACCCTCGTCATCATCGGTCTGTCGTCGATGATCGGCATGGGCATCGCCGGATACTTCGGCGTCAAACTGACCCCGATCTCGATGTCGGCGCCGATCGTGATTCTCACGCTCGCGGTCGCCGACTCGATTCATATTCTATTATCACTGCACGGCCTGATGCGCGAAGGCATGGCCAAGCGCGATGCCATCGTCGAAGCGGTGCGCATCAACTTCCTGCCGGTCAGCATTACCTCGGTCACCACCATCGTCGGCTTCCTCGCGCTCAACTTCTCGGACGCCCCGCCCTACTGGCACCTCGGCAACATCACCGCGGTCGGCATCGCGGCGGCCTGGTTGTACTCGCTCACGCTGTTACCGGCGCTGCTCTCGATCCTGCCTTATCGCGTCAAGCAAACCCAAGGCACCGAATGGTCGCAGCGTGCGATGGATAAATTCGCGGATTTCGTCATCGGTAACAACAAGAAGTTGCTGATCGGCGTCGGCGCTGTCACGCTGGTGCTGATCTCGTTCGTGCCGACGCTCGAATTCAACGACCAGTGGGTCGAGTATTTCGATGAGCGCATCGAATTCCGCCGCGATTCGGACAAGTCCATGGAGCATTTCGGGCTCTACCCGATCGAATACTCGGTGCCGTCTAATGGCCCTGGCGGCGTTAGCGAGCCGGAGTATCTCACCAACATCGAAAACTTTGCCGATTACCTGCGCACACAGCCGAACGTGACTCACGTCTACGCGCTGTCCGACATCATGAAACGGCTGAACCGCAACATGCACGGCGACGACGCGGCCTGGCACCGTATCCCCGATGACCGCGAACTCTCGGCGCAATACCTGTTGCTGTACGAATTGTCGCTGCCCTATGGGTTGGATCTCAACGACCGCATCAACATCGACAAGTCCGCAACCCGCGTCACCGCAACCCTGTCACGCACCTCGACCGCGGAAACCAAGGCGTTCTTCAACGGCGTCGCCGCATGGCAGCAGGCCAACTGGCCCGCGTACATGCACGCCGAGCCGACCAGCGCCGCGGTCATGTTCACCTACATCAGCGAGCGCAATATGGAGAACATGGTTACCGGCACGATCGTCGCGATCATCGCCATTGCGCTGATCATGATGTTCGCGCTGCAAAGCCTGCGCCTGGGCGCCTTAAGCCTGATCCCGAACGGCCTGCCGATCCTGACCACCTTCGGCGCCTGGGCGCTGCTGGTCGGCACCGTCGGCTTCTCGGTCGCGACCGTGGCGTCGATCTCGCTCGGCATCATCGTCGACGACACCGTGCACTTCCTGTCGAAGTACGTGCGTGCTCGCAACGAACGTACACTGTCGATCGAGGATTCGATCCGCTACGCATTCCATAACGTCGGCATCGCGATCGTGGTCAACACCATCATCCTCGCCGCCGGCTTCTTCGTCATGACCACCTCGGCCTTCAAGATGAACGTCGATCTCGGCCTGATGACGATACTCGCCATCGGCTTCGCGCTGATCCTCGACTTTTTGTTGCTGCCCGCACTGCTGTTACTCGGCAAACGCCAGCCGGATGCATTGAAAGCACCCGAGGCCGCACTGCCAGCACCATCGGCAGCCACCGCTAACTAA
- the sohB gene encoding protease SohB: MTEFLFDYGLFAAKLATIVIGILVVVVVSFFATRRVKKSRKGHIETTKVNDEIDAMRFALDAGVSDPDTYKLHIKQKRQEIKLEHKARKKALKQGAKGATTGETGANAKPRVFVLDFVGDLRALAVARLRREITAVLSMAQASDEVVVRLESRGGMVHAYGLASSQLDRIKEHGVSLTVCVDKVAASGGYMMACVANKILAAPFAILGSIGVLAQIPNFNRLLKKHDIDFEMITAGEFKRTLTILGENTDKGREKFTEEIEDIHLLFKQFVTHHRPGLDIERVATGESWFGQRALDRALVDELITSDEYIAKACEDSDVFEVKYVEKKPLPERLGIVLQDTVDGLLMRWWERGMHSRFFS, translated from the coding sequence GTGACTGAATTCTTATTTGATTATGGCTTGTTTGCCGCCAAGCTGGCTACCATCGTCATTGGCATACTGGTTGTTGTCGTCGTTTCGTTTTTCGCCACCCGACGCGTCAAGAAATCGAGGAAAGGCCATATCGAGACCACCAAGGTCAACGACGAGATCGATGCCATGCGCTTTGCGCTCGATGCGGGGGTATCAGATCCTGATACGTATAAACTGCATATCAAGCAAAAGCGTCAGGAGATAAAGCTCGAACACAAAGCACGCAAGAAAGCGCTCAAGCAAGGCGCCAAGGGCGCTACCACCGGTGAAACCGGAGCAAACGCTAAACCGCGGGTTTTCGTGCTCGATTTCGTCGGCGATCTTAGGGCCCTGGCGGTGGCTCGGCTGCGGCGGGAAATTACGGCGGTATTGTCGATGGCACAAGCCAGCGACGAGGTAGTCGTGCGCTTGGAGAGCCGCGGCGGCATGGTGCATGCCTACGGGCTTGCGTCCTCGCAACTCGATCGCATCAAGGAACACGGCGTCAGCTTGACCGTTTGCGTCGATAAGGTTGCCGCCAGCGGCGGCTATATGATGGCCTGCGTTGCGAATAAAATTCTGGCCGCACCGTTTGCCATCCTCGGATCGATCGGCGTGCTTGCGCAGATACCCAATTTCAATCGCCTGCTGAAAAAGCACGATATCGATTTCGAGATGATTACGGCAGGCGAATTCAAACGCACCCTGACGATATTGGGCGAGAACACCGACAAGGGCCGGGAGAAGTTCACCGAGGAAATCGAGGACATTCATCTGCTGTTCAAGCAATTCGTTACCCACCACCGGCCCGGGCTCGATATCGAACGGGTCGCGACCGGGGAATCCTGGTTCGGTCAACGCGCGCTGGACCGCGCGCTGGTCGACGAATTGATCACCAGCGATGAATACATCGCAAAAGCGTGCGAGGATTCGGACGTGTTCGAGGTCAAGTACGTGGAGAAAAAGCCGCTCCCGGAAAGACTGGGTATCGTGCTGCAGGACACGGTCGACGGATTACTGATGCGCTGGTGGGAACGAGGCATGCATTCTCGATTTTTTTCTTAA
- a CDS encoding molecular chaperone DnaJ yields the protein MARLLLLLGLAAGLFFFLRWLFSQPPRVYWQWIAVLLAVALLVLVLTGRVHWLAGVFAALLPFMRAMLVLLNHIPLLKRVLVDIDALKSRTEPSSGQTSTVQSKYVRMTLNHDSGDLNGEVLAGQFKGSTLDRMGLDALLQLLRECQDDEESVALLQAYLDRVYADTWQQQAGTQGQQRTASEPGDMSREEALQVLGLSSDAGEAEIIEAHRRLMQKLHPDRGGSAYLAAKINLAKDTLLAG from the coding sequence GTGGCACGGCTGTTACTGTTACTCGGCCTGGCGGCTGGACTGTTCTTCTTTTTACGCTGGTTGTTTAGCCAACCTCCCCGGGTTTACTGGCAGTGGATAGCGGTCCTGCTCGCGGTAGCGCTGCTGGTGCTGGTGTTGACGGGGCGGGTGCATTGGCTGGCGGGGGTTTTTGCCGCTTTGCTGCCGTTCATGCGAGCCATGCTCGTGTTGCTCAATCATATTCCGTTACTCAAGCGGGTGCTGGTTGATATTGATGCTTTAAAATCAAGAACTGAACCGAGCAGCGGGCAAACATCTACCGTACAAAGCAAATATGTCCGCATGACACTGAACCACGATTCGGGAGACCTCAACGGGGAGGTTCTGGCGGGACAGTTCAAGGGCAGCACGCTCGATCGAATGGGACTGGATGCGTTGCTGCAATTGTTGCGCGAATGTCAGGACGACGAGGAGTCTGTTGCCTTGTTGCAGGCCTACCTCGACCGGGTGTATGCGGACACCTGGCAACAACAGGCCGGCACGCAAGGGCAGCAACGGACAGCCAGCGAACCGGGCGATATGTCGCGTGAAGAGGCGCTGCAGGTACTGGGATTGTCATCCGACGCCGGCGAAGCAGAGATTATCGAGGCGCACCGGCGGCTGATGCAGAAGCTGCATCCGGACCGCGGTGGTTCTGCATATCTCGCGGCCAAGATAAATTTGGCAAAAGACACGTTACTGGCTGGCTAG
- a CDS encoding universal stress protein: MFKTILLPVDVAHLDEGHKTLEFALTVMSPDTAIILLYVMEDIPNWTDIDLPPNFKANSMESARKALETIAETTDKAVQIETRAGHAYSTILKEAEAMNADLIILASHKPGLKEFFIGSNTTKVVSHANCSVVVVR, from the coding sequence ATGTTTAAAACTATTTTATTGCCAGTAGACGTGGCCCACCTGGATGAAGGACATAAAACCCTCGAATTCGCACTGACTGTAATGAGCCCGGATACAGCGATTATTCTCCTCTATGTCATGGAAGATATACCCAATTGGACCGATATTGACCTGCCGCCAAATTTCAAGGCAAACTCTATGGAATCAGCCCGGAAAGCACTCGAAACGATTGCTGAAACGACCGATAAAGCGGTACAGATAGAAACCAGGGCGGGCCATGCCTACAGCACCATTCTGAAAGAGGCCGAGGCCATGAATGCCGATCTGATCATCCTCGCATCGCACAAACCGGGATTGAAAGAATTTTTTATTGGATCAAATACCACAAAGGTGGTCAGTCACGCCAATTGCTCGGTAGTGGTGGTGCGTTAA
- a CDS encoding outer membrane lipoprotein-sorting protein produces the protein MHPSTNTSLAIALVIALFGGIAFAAPVAANTPAEQGFEIAARSDRTDIGFGDSRVELQMILRNAAGQQSTRSLKIATLEKPDESVGDKSLVLFETPRDIEGTALLSHAKILDPDDQWLYLPALKRVKRIASSNKSGPFVGSEFAFEDFTAIELNKFDYKYIGTETYGEFQTDVLERKPRYENSGYSKQISWVDQDAFQLRKVEFYDRRGDLLKVLKLEDYRQYDNGVWRAHKLIMENVQTNKKTDLVYQDYAFNVGISDKDFVKGRLSRLR, from the coding sequence ATGCATCCCAGTACCAATACATCACTCGCCATCGCCCTTGTAATTGCCCTTTTTGGGGGCATCGCGTTTGCCGCACCCGTAGCGGCCAACACGCCCGCAGAGCAAGGCTTCGAAATCGCGGCGCGCTCGGACCGCACCGATATCGGCTTCGGCGACAGCCGCGTCGAGCTGCAGATGATCCTGCGCAACGCCGCCGGACAGCAATCCACGCGCTCGCTCAAAATCGCGACGCTGGAAAAACCCGACGAAAGTGTCGGCGACAAGAGCCTGGTTTTGTTCGAAACGCCGCGCGACATCGAAGGCACCGCGTTGCTGTCGCACGCCAAGATCCTCGATCCCGACGATCAATGGCTGTATCTGCCGGCGCTGAAACGCGTCAAGCGCATCGCGTCCAGCAACAAGTCCGGCCCGTTCGTCGGCTCCGAGTTCGCATTTGAGGATTTCACCGCGATCGAACTCAACAAGTTTGATTACAAGTACATCGGTACCGAAACCTACGGCGAGTTCCAGACCGATGTGCTCGAACGCAAACCACGTTATGAGAACTCCGGTTACAGCAAGCAGATTTCGTGGGTCGACCAGGACGCGTTCCAGTTGCGCAAGGTCGAGTTTTACGACCGCCGCGGCGACCTGCTGAAAGTGCTCAAGCTCGAAGACTACCGCCAGTACGACAACGGTGTGTGGCGCGCGCACAAGCTCATCATGGAAAACGTGCAGACCAACAAAAAGACCGACCTGGTCTACCAGGACTACGCGTTCAACGTCGGCATCTCAGACAAGGACTTCGTCAAGGGCCGCCTGAGCCGGTTGCGCTAA
- a CDS encoding TusE/DsrC/DsvC family sulfur relay protein, whose amino-acid sequence MNVSSNSNPVTEKNRGFPFAPENWQESDAERIARDEGIELGPDHWLLLQCLQEYFSRHENSDINVRELKDALDETFHQKGGISYLHRLYPGGPVAQGCRLAGLPIPPGAVDKSFGSVQ is encoded by the coding sequence ATGAACGTTTCTTCCAATTCGAATCCAGTGACCGAGAAAAATCGCGGATTCCCTTTTGCGCCTGAAAACTGGCAGGAAAGCGATGCCGAGCGAATCGCTCGTGACGAAGGCATAGAACTCGGCCCGGATCACTGGCTGTTGTTACAATGCCTTCAAGAGTATTTTTCCAGGCATGAAAATTCCGACATTAACGTCCGGGAACTGAAGGATGCCCTGGATGAAACTTTTCATCAAAAAGGTGGGATCAGTTACCTCCATCGATTGTACCCGGGTGGACCCGTGGCACAGGGATGCAGACTCGCCGGCCTACCGATACCACCGGGCGCAGTGGATAAATCTTTTGGCAGCGTGCAATAG
- a CDS encoding GFA family protein encodes MSELIEAKGSCLCGAIRFTARKVSKSVGACHCGMCRKWGGGPLMAVNSGSDVSFEGEENISVYDSSAWAERGFCKQCGSHLFYRLKESNQHIIPAGLFENQKSFVFDNQVFIDKKPSFYSFANKTNDMTEAEVFEKYGAS; translated from the coding sequence ATGTCAGAGTTAATCGAAGCGAAAGGATCTTGTCTTTGTGGTGCCATTCGTTTTACTGCTAGGAAAGTTAGTAAAAGTGTAGGCGCCTGCCATTGCGGCATGTGCAGGAAATGGGGGGGCGGACCGTTGATGGCAGTTAATTCTGGCAGCGATGTATCATTCGAAGGAGAAGAAAATATATCGGTATACGATTCTTCGGCTTGGGCGGAACGAGGTTTCTGTAAACAATGCGGAAGCCATCTATTTTATCGGTTGAAAGAAAGCAACCAGCACATTATTCCGGCTGGTCTTTTCGAAAATCAGAAGTCTTTTGTTTTCGATAATCAAGTTTTTATAGATAAAAAGCCTTCGTTCTACAGCTTCGCAAATAAGACAAATGACATGACCGAAGCTGAGGTTTTCGAAAAGTATGGCGCATCATAA
- a CDS encoding YbaK/EbsC family protein, with the protein MTIAQTVQKHLKDRKIDYDVITHSPTGSSSETAQSAHVPGDRIAKGVVVKDSSDYLLAVVPGEHYLDVKSLGEHLNRDLEMADESELGKLFIDCKEGAVPALGIAYGLTTLVDEGLLKQPELYFEAGDHESLIQVKEADFEVLMEGAEFGVFSHHRL; encoded by the coding sequence ATGACTATTGCACAAACGGTTCAGAAGCATCTAAAAGACCGCAAGATTGACTATGATGTAATCACCCATTCGCCGACAGGCTCGAGTTCGGAAACCGCGCAAAGCGCGCATGTCCCGGGCGACCGGATCGCCAAGGGCGTGGTGGTTAAGGATAGCAGCGATTACTTGCTGGCGGTGGTGCCAGGTGAGCACTATCTGGATGTAAAATCCCTGGGCGAGCATTTAAATCGTGATCTCGAAATGGCCGATGAGTCGGAACTCGGTAAGTTGTTCATAGACTGCAAGGAAGGCGCGGTACCGGCGCTGGGTATAGCCTACGGCCTCACAACCCTGGTCGACGAAGGCCTGCTCAAACAGCCCGAACTGTATTTTGAAGCGGGTGATCACGAGTCGCTGATCCAGGTCAAGGAAGCTGATTTTGAAGTCCTCATGGAGGGTGCAGAATTCGGCGTATTCAGTCACCATCGTTTGTAA